The following are encoded together in the uncultured Sphaerochaeta sp. genome:
- the deoD gene encoding purine-nucleoside phosphorylase: MSIHIVSDKNSIADTVLMPGDPLRAKHIAQTYLTDVVQYNEIRGMYGFTGLYHGQRVSVQGTGMGMPSFSIYAQELIDSYGAKRLVRVGTCGTMSESLKLKDVLIVQGADSDSGMNVSRFGTYQFAPTATFPLLMRAYENAKTMGIGYAVGNVFTSDQFYDMKGNEKKAIAQSVGTMAVDMETCELYTLARLKGIEALTLLTVSDSLLTGEQVAPKERQTTFDSMVDLALQTLFD, translated from the coding sequence ATGAGTATTCATATTGTTTCAGATAAAAACAGCATTGCTGATACCGTTTTAATGCCTGGAGACCCACTCAGAGCAAAGCATATTGCACAAACCTACCTGACTGATGTGGTGCAGTACAACGAAATAAGGGGAATGTATGGTTTCACTGGTCTCTATCATGGTCAACGCGTTTCTGTACAAGGAACAGGGATGGGCATGCCTTCTTTTTCCATCTATGCCCAGGAATTGATCGACAGCTATGGAGCCAAGCGCCTGGTACGTGTAGGTACCTGTGGGACCATGAGTGAATCACTCAAACTCAAGGATGTATTGATTGTCCAGGGAGCAGACTCTGACAGCGGGATGAACGTGAGTCGTTTTGGAACCTACCAATTTGCACCGACAGCAACGTTCCCTTTGCTCATGCGTGCCTATGAGAATGCAAAGACGATGGGTATCGGGTATGCCGTGGGGAATGTCTTCACCAGTGATCAGTTTTATGACATGAAGGGTAATGAGAAAAAGGCAATTGCTCAGTCAGTGGGAACCATGGCCGTAGATATGGAGACGTGTGAACTCTATACTTTGGCCCGTCTCAAGGGCATCGAGGCCCTGACATTGCTTACTGTAAGTGACTCCCTGCTTACCGGTGAACAGGTTGCTCCAAAAGAGAGACAGACAACCTTCGATTCGATGGTTGACCTTGCCTTGCAAACCCTCTTTGACTAG
- a CDS encoding DegT/DnrJ/EryC1/StrS family aminotransferase — protein MALIPFYKPTLRRKDMDAVLQTMVDERIGPGERKNEFLKQFCTYIGAGEGVALRSYPDSLRAALLTLSLPPGAKVGVSVLSPSLYALITNEMQLELVLGDIDEDSGCLSQDEASRLVGEGAQALLIHEPMCQIPLHCEYRSLGIPVIEDISQSLGSCYDEEKAGGFGDLVVCALEEDAVVSAAGGAVLAIKHGDYQKTLSALFREYREYVELPDMNAALGLIQLSNLDDHLSKRREFYTLFSNALLKTEHKLYGIGNIDFKPNGYGFCVVLDSRAEDAIKFANKYQVSAQKTFVDALVKGYSDRFDLFPKALPPHLRGISLPLYPFLKQSDTELLMKVISHLP, from the coding sequence GTGGCTTTAATCCCATTCTATAAACCGACCCTACGTAGGAAAGACATGGATGCAGTATTGCAGACCATGGTGGATGAACGTATTGGGCCGGGAGAACGCAAGAATGAGTTTCTGAAACAGTTTTGTACCTATATTGGAGCCGGTGAAGGGGTTGCTCTTCGCAGTTATCCTGATTCATTGCGTGCAGCATTGCTCACGCTCTCTCTTCCTCCAGGGGCAAAAGTAGGGGTGAGTGTACTCTCGCCTTCACTCTACGCTTTAATAACGAATGAAATGCAGCTCGAATTGGTACTCGGTGATATAGATGAAGACAGTGGTTGTCTCAGTCAGGACGAGGCGTCTCGCCTTGTAGGGGAAGGGGCACAGGCACTCTTGATTCATGAGCCCATGTGCCAGATACCGTTGCATTGTGAATACCGATCACTCGGAATTCCAGTGATTGAGGACATCAGCCAAAGTCTAGGCAGTTGCTATGACGAAGAGAAAGCCGGTGGGTTTGGAGACCTGGTTGTGTGTGCATTGGAAGAAGATGCTGTGGTCAGTGCAGCTGGCGGGGCAGTATTGGCCATCAAGCATGGTGATTACCAGAAGACACTCAGTGCACTATTCCGTGAATATAGGGAGTATGTGGAACTTCCCGATATGAATGCCGCACTGGGATTGATCCAGCTTTCCAACCTTGATGACCATCTTTCCAAGAGAAGGGAGTTCTATACGCTTTTTTCCAATGCACTTCTCAAGACTGAACACAAGCTGTATGGAATTGGGAACATAGATTTCAAGCCCAATGGATATGGGTTTTGCGTTGTCTTGGACTCTAGAGCCGAGGATGCCATCAAATTTGCGAACAAGTATCAGGTGTCTGCACAGAAAACATTCGTAGACGCCTTGGTTAAGGGGTATAGCGACCGATTTGATCTTTTCCCCAAAGCCCTACCTCCCCATCTGAGAGGAATATCGCTTCCTCTTTATCCATTCCTGAAACAATCAGATACTGAGTTATTGATGAAGGTCATCAGCCACCTACCGTAA
- a CDS encoding DUF3536 domain-containing protein: MKTNKLDKTSLIFHGHFYQPPRENPQTGLIGKQLTASPFPDWNERIHADCYKANSLSRYLSGVRRILSLTNNYEYLSFNFGPTLLSWMEKHHQNTYQLILEADRLSKERLGFGNAIAQAYNHTILPLCTEEDARVQIRWGLEDFAQRFSRKADGIWLPETAINPMVIDILAEEGVSYVILSPWQCKAIEDKEKGRFELEGKGAPYDRPFLLQGAKGKTISAFFYNPQLAEGISFGHYLRDADSLYQRLVAIRKDERPSLIHTATDGEIYGHHEPYGDMALSALIKKVEERDDFRFTNYAAYLKEHPAMELAYLHDGEGKKGTSWSCSHGVSRWYKDCGCHTGGEESWNQAWRNPLRLAFDNLSREIDVIFADEVQRILGKDVDSRELLYQFSPVASQLKDMDSFLSSFTNDAAKKHMLAMLLEGQKYKHFSYTSCGWFFNDLAGLEPKQNIAYALMAVNLYNQFSQKDLLGNLLQDLEKAKANRKQDGNGKTIAKELMNTLPGEVEAALFFALNRRIAEQADHEDTYGWFHLESYAEKDEHNERLHVANTETLTQYICTARDPNPKQATLEYIMEVEEQGSDTVRITKIGHKQIPLRMRDQLFDQIDRSVCSLDYDALRRLSKNIFHYATLAKHVPYLPMGSLYEELIGSSLSSIKSLFMYGSLDKWDEYKQDFALMLEFLKKYGKQPDIDLVATIFHTQMTNLGEKIQEHGLYEDNIRFILEFLQIVRERGFQPDLTALQNAVYPYVSMQKQPKEEDITSINALAKELNFDIYIN; this comes from the coding sequence ATGAAAACAAATAAACTGGACAAGACGTCCCTGATTTTTCATGGACATTTCTATCAACCACCAAGAGAAAACCCCCAGACGGGACTCATCGGCAAACAGCTCACTGCTAGTCCGTTCCCAGACTGGAATGAACGAATACATGCAGATTGCTACAAGGCAAACAGCCTCTCTCGATATCTCTCCGGAGTCAGGAGAATTCTCAGCCTTACCAACAACTACGAGTACCTGAGCTTTAATTTTGGGCCTACCTTGCTTAGCTGGATGGAAAAGCATCATCAGAACACCTATCAGCTCATACTGGAAGCAGACAGATTAAGCAAAGAACGTCTCGGCTTTGGTAATGCCATCGCACAAGCGTACAACCATACCATTCTCCCTCTGTGTACCGAAGAGGACGCAAGGGTCCAAATCCGTTGGGGACTGGAGGACTTTGCACAACGTTTTTCCAGGAAAGCTGATGGAATCTGGCTGCCAGAGACTGCAATCAATCCAATGGTCATCGACATCCTTGCTGAGGAAGGTGTTTCCTATGTCATCCTCTCTCCTTGGCAGTGTAAAGCAATAGAAGACAAAGAGAAGGGGCGATTTGAACTGGAAGGCAAAGGAGCCCCATACGACAGACCCTTTCTCCTGCAAGGTGCCAAGGGAAAGACCATCAGTGCATTCTTCTATAATCCCCAATTGGCTGAAGGTATCAGCTTTGGGCATTACCTGAGAGACGCCGACTCACTCTACCAACGTCTGGTTGCAATCAGGAAAGATGAGAGACCCAGCCTGATTCATACCGCTACCGATGGAGAGATTTACGGTCATCATGAACCTTATGGGGATATGGCTCTCTCCGCCCTGATCAAGAAGGTCGAAGAGCGAGATGACTTTAGGTTCACCAACTATGCTGCCTATCTCAAAGAACATCCGGCTATGGAATTAGCCTACTTGCATGACGGAGAAGGCAAAAAGGGAACCAGTTGGTCATGCAGTCATGGTGTTTCTAGATGGTACAAGGATTGTGGTTGTCATACAGGCGGTGAAGAGAGCTGGAACCAAGCATGGAGAAATCCTCTTCGTCTTGCTTTCGATAATCTCTCAAGAGAAATCGATGTTATTTTTGCTGACGAAGTGCAGAGAATCTTGGGCAAAGACGTTGATTCCAGAGAATTACTCTACCAATTCTCTCCAGTTGCCAGCCAGCTCAAGGATATGGACAGCTTCCTCTCTTCATTTACCAATGATGCTGCGAAGAAACATATGTTGGCGATGTTGCTGGAGGGGCAGAAATACAAGCATTTCTCCTACACCAGTTGCGGTTGGTTCTTCAATGACCTAGCTGGATTGGAACCGAAACAAAATATTGCCTATGCTCTCATGGCCGTCAATCTATACAATCAGTTCAGCCAAAAAGACCTGCTGGGGAACCTTCTGCAAGATCTGGAGAAGGCAAAGGCTAACAGGAAACAGGACGGAAATGGAAAGACCATTGCCAAGGAACTCATGAATACACTTCCCGGCGAGGTAGAGGCAGCACTTTTCTTCGCACTCAATCGCCGCATCGCAGAACAAGCGGATCATGAGGACACCTATGGGTGGTTCCACTTGGAATCATACGCTGAGAAAGATGAACACAATGAGCGGCTTCATGTCGCCAATACAGAAACGCTGACGCAATACATTTGTACGGCACGTGACCCAAACCCCAAACAAGCCACGCTCGAGTATATCATGGAAGTAGAAGAGCAAGGGTCCGATACAGTAAGGATCACGAAAATCGGACATAAGCAGATTCCCTTGCGCATGCGTGACCAACTATTCGACCAGATTGACAGAAGTGTATGCTCGCTTGACTATGATGCTCTCAGGAGATTGTCAAAAAACATTTTCCACTATGCCACACTGGCGAAGCATGTTCCATATCTACCAATGGGGTCCCTCTATGAAGAGTTGATCGGTTCATCCTTGAGTTCCATCAAGAGTCTGTTCATGTATGGCAGCTTGGATAAATGGGATGAATACAAACAGGATTTCGCCTTGATGCTTGAGTTCCTCAAGAAGTATGGAAAACAACCGGATATTGATCTGGTCGCTACCATCTTCCACACCCAGATGACCAACCTAGGAGAAAAGATACAGGAACATGGGCTGTATGAGGACAATATTCGTTTCATTCTGGAGTTCTTGCAGATTGTCAGGGAGAGAGGATTCCAGCCTGACCTGACAGCACTGCAGAATGCTGTATATCCATATGTAAGCATGCAAAAGCAACCGAAGGAAGAGGACATCACCTCAATCAACGCATTGGCGAAGGAATTGAACTTCGATATCTATATCAATTAA
- a CDS encoding GNAT family N-acetyltransferase — MDYYKAENGFAYGEENEIPMARITMRSLGDKRIAIDHTYVSPSLRGQGIARKLVMLVVEQVKNEGKLIVPLCSYAQMVLEEDPELAKLIAD, encoded by the coding sequence ATGGACTATTACAAAGCAGAAAATGGATTTGCCTACGGTGAAGAGAATGAGATTCCCATGGCCAGAATCACCATGCGCTCCCTTGGTGATAAACGAATCGCAATAGATCATACCTATGTTTCTCCCAGCCTAAGGGGACAGGGAATCGCAAGGAAACTCGTGATGCTTGTTGTAGAGCAGGTAAAGAATGAGGGGAAACTTATTGTTCCCCTCTGCTCCTATGCTCAGATGGTCCTTGAGGAGGACCCTGAGCTAGCCAAGCTTATTGCCGATTAA
- the recN gene encoding DNA repair protein RecN gives MLERLEIHNYALIEDSVIDFPDGFTVITGETGAGKSIILGALSLLLGEKTEVQSIRSGQESATVRASFAIDSPYPPNLAAYLEREGLSIENESLIVSRTIKSNGRSSVSLQGRLSSRTELAAISKELLDISAQRDHQSLLSASNQLAVLDVYGNCEEERTAYRSAYVSYQTLKDELVKKKQQLEQSQKEEDFIRFAVDEIAKIAPNVGEDDEIAEQVRVIASYEQIHESLSSAIGALHGGEVGTSALASLSLARTEISNAAKADQSLAEYVSRLESATIEIEDIYESIRDYRSSMSYSEEELDRLQGRLASLQRLKKKYGHTLEAVCSFYQESQSRLNLSEEQEIWLSKLEKQIASAAELVASKADVLSQKRQKTAQMLSSQVEQKLRTLGMKEAVFSIGFTQIQPGPQGIDEVSYDICANPGLEMRSIKDVASGGELSRIMLAVKTSLAESDAVPTLIFDEVDAGIGGSVALSVADQLMNLSRSHQVIVITHLASIASKADTHLLVHKEIRNQMSYTMIRSVEEEERQKEIARMLSGDDSSSESLGHAKKLLQAGRN, from the coding sequence ATGCTTGAGCGGCTTGAAATACACAACTATGCACTGATTGAAGACAGTGTCATCGATTTTCCTGATGGATTTACGGTGATAACTGGTGAGACCGGCGCAGGAAAGTCAATAATCCTGGGAGCCCTTTCCCTGCTGCTCGGGGAGAAAACTGAAGTACAATCCATCCGAAGTGGACAGGAGAGTGCAACGGTAAGAGCTTCCTTTGCCATAGATTCTCCCTATCCACCCAACTTGGCAGCGTATCTTGAACGGGAAGGCCTTTCCATTGAGAATGAGAGCCTGATCGTAAGCAGGACCATCAAGAGTAATGGACGTTCCTCGGTATCCTTGCAGGGACGTCTATCCAGCCGTACAGAATTGGCTGCGATCAGCAAGGAACTACTTGATATCAGTGCACAAAGGGATCACCAGAGTTTGCTCAGCGCGTCAAACCAGCTTGCGGTGCTTGATGTATATGGAAATTGCGAGGAAGAGAGGACTGCTTACCGCTCTGCATATGTATCATACCAGACTCTGAAAGATGAACTGGTTAAGAAAAAGCAACAGCTTGAGCAATCTCAGAAGGAAGAGGATTTTATTCGGTTTGCTGTTGATGAGATTGCTAAGATAGCCCCTAACGTAGGGGAAGATGACGAGATTGCTGAGCAGGTAAGGGTGATTGCTAGCTATGAACAGATCCATGAATCGTTGAGCTCTGCCATTGGGGCATTGCACGGTGGAGAGGTGGGAACCAGTGCCCTTGCATCGCTCTCCCTTGCACGTACCGAGATTTCCAATGCTGCAAAAGCCGACCAATCCTTGGCAGAGTATGTTTCCCGTCTTGAAAGTGCTACCATCGAGATTGAGGACATCTATGAAAGTATCCGCGATTACCGCTCATCCATGAGCTATAGTGAGGAAGAACTAGACAGGTTGCAAGGCAGGCTTGCCTCCCTACAACGGTTGAAAAAGAAATATGGACATACGCTTGAAGCAGTCTGTTCCTTCTACCAGGAGAGCCAAAGCCGTCTCAATCTTAGTGAAGAACAGGAAATCTGGCTAAGTAAACTGGAAAAACAGATTGCTTCTGCAGCAGAGCTGGTTGCCAGCAAAGCCGATGTGCTCTCACAAAAACGCCAAAAGACTGCACAGATGCTTTCCTCTCAGGTCGAACAGAAACTCAGGACACTGGGGATGAAGGAGGCTGTATTCTCTATCGGCTTCACCCAGATACAACCTGGACCACAGGGAATTGATGAGGTAAGCTATGATATCTGTGCAAATCCGGGGCTGGAAATGCGTTCCATCAAGGATGTAGCCAGTGGAGGGGAGCTGTCACGTATCATGCTTGCAGTGAAAACAAGCCTGGCAGAAAGTGATGCGGTACCTACCTTGATCTTCGATGAGGTTGATGCCGGTATCGGAGGCAGCGTGGCGCTCTCTGTGGCTGACCAGCTGATGAACCTCAGTCGTTCCCATCAGGTCATTGTCATCACCCACCTTGCTTCCATTGCAAGCAAAGCAGACACCCATCTTTTGGTGCACAAGGAAATACGGAACCAAATGAGTTATACCATGATCAGAAGTGTGGAAGAGGAAGAACGTCAAAAGGAAATTGCAAGGATGCTCAGTGGTGATGATTCCAGTAGCGAAAGCCTTGGGCATGCGAAGAAGCTACTGCAAGCAGGGAGGAACTGA
- a CDS encoding DUF4912 domain-containing protein → MILINIDSLSTTELQYIAQQECLEDWQILDREELIDALEEAFGEQEDEVSSAQKGKIHRNRFCNSLTDYRGDKQNLSDLPGVEQLPESYLDTSIHLLLRDPQWAYAYWSMSPASQQMVFGEDGQAPSSLFLRVQETRFETGEVLSFDISVEREDTQWNINLPNMGSSYLVDLCWRDRKGNEMSLAQSKSIETYPAYWQKHSEELVGDYSSFLANFSSLVTKEGEIVDNPVIRDLAQNLSKGVL, encoded by the coding sequence ATGATTCTCATCAATATTGATTCCTTGTCTACTACCGAGTTGCAATATATCGCCCAACAGGAATGTTTGGAAGATTGGCAGATACTCGATCGGGAGGAGCTCATCGACGCCTTGGAGGAAGCCTTCGGCGAACAAGAAGATGAAGTCTCTTCGGCACAGAAGGGAAAAATCCATAGAAACAGATTTTGCAACTCCCTTACCGACTATCGGGGAGACAAGCAGAATCTGAGTGATCTCCCAGGCGTTGAACAGTTGCCTGAATCCTATCTGGATACATCCATCCATCTCCTGCTTCGTGACCCTCAGTGGGCGTATGCCTATTGGTCCATGTCGCCGGCTTCCCAACAGATGGTTTTCGGTGAGGATGGACAGGCGCCCAGCAGCTTGTTCCTTCGGGTTCAGGAAACCAGATTTGAGACCGGGGAAGTGTTGTCCTTTGATATCTCTGTAGAACGTGAAGATACCCAGTGGAATATCAACCTGCCCAATATGGGCTCTTCTTATTTGGTTGATCTTTGCTGGCGTGACCGTAAGGGGAATGAGATGTCCCTGGCACAGAGCAAGAGTATCGAAACCTATCCTGCCTACTGGCAGAAGCATAGCGAAGAGTTGGTGGGAGATTATTCCTCCTTCCTGGCAAACTTTTCCTCCTTGGTAACGAAGGAAGGGGAGATTGTCGATAATCCGGTAATCAGGGATCTCGCACAGAATCTGAGCAAGGGGGTACTGTAA
- a CDS encoding NAD(+)/NADH kinase — protein MEQRQVRHVLIIANWSKKTSHTLSQTIVDYLAEKGIESSVSRTNKGNEPLVVNKNTDLVICLGGDGTVLYCARYLQDLGIPILAINVGTFGYITEISVEEWQEAIDYFLEGKNTISRRLMIRVGVFRKGKKVFTAHGLNEMVVSSSGISKVVSLSLRIGSTEAGFFRSDGMIIATPTGSTGYSLAAGGPILDVDLTSLIITPICPFTLSNRPLVVSGDSTITLTIPKGQRTGLMLSVDGQQNFCLQEDDMIIVEKSQSKALLVASERRNYIEVLRDKLNWSGGGLHA, from the coding sequence ATGGAACAGAGACAGGTACGTCATGTATTGATCATTGCAAACTGGAGCAAGAAGACATCCCATACCCTCTCCCAGACAATTGTCGACTACCTTGCAGAGAAGGGGATTGAAAGTAGTGTAAGCAGAACGAACAAGGGAAACGAACCCTTGGTCGTGAATAAGAATACCGACTTGGTCATTTGCCTTGGAGGGGACGGTACGGTCCTCTATTGTGCACGCTACCTTCAGGATTTGGGTATCCCCATCCTTGCCATCAACGTAGGAACCTTCGGTTACATCACGGAGATTTCGGTAGAGGAGTGGCAGGAAGCTATTGATTACTTCCTGGAAGGCAAGAACACCATCAGTAGAAGATTGATGATTAGGGTAGGGGTATTCAGGAAAGGCAAGAAGGTATTCACCGCTCACGGATTGAATGAGATGGTGGTCTCCTCCAGTGGTATCAGTAAAGTTGTCAGTCTCTCGCTGCGTATCGGGTCAACCGAGGCAGGATTCTTTCGTTCAGACGGCATGATCATCGCAACACCGACTGGTTCCACGGGCTACAGCCTTGCAGCTGGTGGCCCTATACTGGATGTGGATCTCACCTCCTTGATCATAACTCCGATTTGCCCATTCACCCTGTCCAACAGGCCATTGGTGGTAAGTGGGGATTCAACCATTACTCTGACCATTCCAAAAGGACAGAGAACCGGATTGATGCTCTCTGTAGACGGACAACAAAATTTCTGCTTGCAGGAAGATGATATGATCATCGTGGAGAAATCCCAAAGCAAGGCACTGTTAGTCGCAAGCGAAAGGCGTAACTACATAGAAGTATTACGTGATAAACTAAATTGGTCCGGGGGAGGATTGCATGCTTGA